Proteins encoded in a region of the Podarcis muralis chromosome 2, rPodMur119.hap1.1, whole genome shotgun sequence genome:
- the LOC114591369 gene encoding melatonin receptor type 1A-like has product MEEEGWLPQKNQSARLEREEAGPYPVWVAALLAVVLIVTIAVDILGNLLVILSVYKNKKLRKAGNAFVVSLAFADLLVALYPYPLALIAIFHDEWVMGYLHCQVSGFLMGMSVIGSIFNITGIALNRYCYICHSLKYDKVFSLGNTLGYVGGVWALTLLAIMPNLFVDSLRYDPRVYSCTFAQSVSSLYTIAVVVVHFFLPIAIVSFCYLRIWALVLQVRRRVKPDVRPKMKPHDFRNFLTMFMVFVLFAICWAPLNFIGFVVALNPALEPSIPKWLFTGSYFMAYFNSCLNAVIYGALNHNFRKEYKKIILTLCQLVCRTD; this is encoded by the exons ATGGAAGAGGAAGGGTGGCTGCCGCAGAAGAATCAGTCTGCCCGGCTGGAAAGGGAAGAGGCTGGTCCCTATCCCGTTTGGGTGGCGGCCCTCCTCGCTGTCGTCCTCATTGTCACCATCGCCGTGGACATTCTGGGCAACCTGCTGGTGATCCTGTCCGTGTACAAGAACAAGAAGCTGAGGAAAGCAG GGAATGCCTTTGTGGTCAGCCTGGCTTTTGCAGACTTGCTGGTGGCTCTGTACCCCTACCCGCTGGCCCTGATCGCCATTTTCCACGACGAGTGGGTCATGGGCTACCTCCACTGCCAGGTCAGCGGGTTCCTGATGGGGATGAGCGTCATTGGCTCCATCTTCAACATCACCGGCATCGCCCTGAACCGCTACTGCTACATTTGCCACAGCCTGAAGTACGACAAGGTCTTCTCCCTCGGCAACACACTAGGCTACGTGGGGGGCGTTTGGGCCCTCACCTTGCTGGCCATCATGCCAAACCTCTTTGTCGACTCCCTCAGGTACGACCCGCGGGTGTACTCTTGCACTTTTGCCCAGTCCGTCAGCTCCCTTTACACCATTGCGGTGGTGGTGGTCCATTTCTTCTTGCCCATCGCCATCGTCAGCTTCTGCTACCTGAGGATCTGGGCCTTGGTGCTCCAGGTGCGGCGGCGAGTCAAGCCCGACGTCCGGCCCAAAATGAAGCCACATGACTTCCGGAACTTCCTCACCATGTTTATGGTCTTTGTGCTTTTCGCCATCTGTTGGGCGCCACTGAACTTTATTGGTTTTGTCGTAGCTCTGAATCCAGCGCTGGAGCCTTCCATCCCTAAATGGCTCTTCACGGGCAGTTACTTCATGGCGTACTTTAACAGCTGCTTAAACGCCGTGATTTATGGAGCCCTGAATCACAATTTCCGAAAGGAGTACAAGAAAATCATACTAACCCTTTGCCAGCTGGTTTGCAGAACTGACTGA